The following are encoded in a window of Flavobacterium psychrotrophum genomic DNA:
- a CDS encoding GxxExxY protein, with the protein MTENELSKIIVDTCYKIHTKLGPGLLESVYEHILSYELTNAGLTIERQKGLPVFWDGLIMDIGFRADLIVQNKVIIELKSIEKIMPVHQKQMLTYLRITGLKLGLLVNFNEALIKNGITRIVHNL; encoded by the coding sequence ATGACTGAGAATGAACTATCAAAAATAATTGTAGACACTTGCTATAAAATCCACACAAAGCTTGGCCCCGGACTTTTAGAATCCGTTTATGAACATATTCTGAGCTATGAACTTACAAATGCAGGACTCACGATAGAAAGGCAGAAAGGCTTACCTGTTTTTTGGGACGGATTAATAATGGACATTGGTTTTAGGGCAGATCTGATTGTGCAAAATAAAGTTATTATTGAGCTAAAATCTATAGAAAAAATAATGCCCGTTCATCAAAAGCAGATGCTAACATATTTACGCATAACCGGTCTTAAACTTGGCTTATTAGTAAATTTCAATGAAGCTTTGATAAAAAACGGAATAACAAGAATCGTCCATAATTTATAA
- a CDS encoding GSCFA domain-containing protein has product MQFTTHIPIAESNIKIDYNSHIVSLGSCFAVNIGQKLDYFKFRNTTNPFGILFHPLALEKVIRYAIEDKIFTETDIFYHNERWHCYDAHSDLSHTDSSQLVQSLNGAALQLRNEIMQASHIIITLGTAWVYRLIETESLVANCHKVPQKEFTKELLSVEHISTGLRGIVSAIANVNPSAHLIFTVSPVRHIKDGFIENQWSKANLISALHQTLNTEHRILNTGYFPSYEIMMDELRDYRFYAEDMIHPNQMAIDYIWERFTNTYVSEEAQQTMKLADGIQKGLQHRSFNPESDSHKKFLDNLGTKIASLSKKHPHIKF; this is encoded by the coding sequence ATGCAGTTTACAACCCACATCCCTATCGCTGAAAGCAATATAAAAATTGACTACAATTCCCATATTGTGTCGTTAGGGTCTTGCTTTGCGGTAAACATAGGGCAAAAGCTTGACTATTTTAAGTTCAGGAATACAACCAACCCTTTTGGTATATTGTTCCACCCACTGGCCCTTGAAAAGGTTATCAGGTATGCCATTGAAGATAAAATTTTTACGGAGACTGATATCTTTTACCATAACGAACGTTGGCATTGCTATGATGCGCACAGCGACCTGAGCCATACTGACAGTTCACAACTAGTACAGTCACTTAACGGTGCTGCACTACAACTGCGCAACGAAATAATGCAGGCAAGCCACATTATTATAACCCTGGGTACCGCATGGGTGTACCGCCTTATAGAAACGGAATCGCTTGTAGCCAATTGCCATAAAGTACCGCAAAAAGAATTTACGAAAGAACTACTCTCTGTTGAGCATATCAGCACAGGATTACGCGGTATCGTTTCGGCAATAGCCAATGTAAATCCGTCAGCGCATCTTATTTTTACGGTATCGCCCGTACGCCATATAAAAGATGGCTTTATAGAAAATCAGTGGAGCAAGGCAAACCTCATCTCAGCACTACACCAGACATTGAATACTGAACACCGAATACTGAACACTGGCTACTTCCCTTCTTACGAAATCATGATGGATGAACTGCGTGATTACCGCTTTTATGCCGAAGACATGATTCACCCCAACCAAATGGCTATTGACTACATCTGGGAACGTTTTACCAATACCTATGTATCTGAAGAAGCACAGCAGACTATGAAGCTGGCCGATGGCATACAAAAGGGATTACAGCACCGATCGTTTAATCCTGAATCTGACAGCCACAAAAAGTTCCTGGATAACCTTGGCACAAAGATTGCATCCTTAAGCAAAAAGCATCCGCATATAAAGTTTTAA
- a CDS encoding DUF5522 domain-containing protein, with translation MSSGNFGNILIEGEDYYLSPEGYKVFTEAWHLKRGYCCKSGCRHCPYGFDKRTGEFKK, from the coding sequence ATGAGCAGCGGAAATTTTGGAAATATATTAATAGAAGGCGAAGATTATTACCTCTCGCCCGAAGGCTATAAGGTATTTACCGAAGCCTGGCATTTAAAACGCGGCTATTGCTGCAAGAGTGGCTGCCGTCATTGCCCGTATGGGTTTGACAAACGAACAGGAGAATTTAAAAAATAG
- a CDS encoding urocanate hydratase: MTFEQQILEGIPAILPELKPYDTAINHAPKRKDILSPEERKLALRNALRYFEAEHHAVLVKEFAEELDTYGRIYMYRLRPDYKMYARPIDEYPGKSVQAKAIMLMIQNNLDYAVAQHPHELITYGGNGAVFQNWAQYRLTMKYLAEMTDEQTLAMYSGHPMGLFPSHKEAPRVVVTNGMVIPNYSKPNDWEKFNALGVSQYGQMTAGSYMYIGPQGIVHGTTITVLNGGRKIAKDGEGLAGKLFVTSGLGGMSGAQPKAGNIAGCITVCAEVNPKAVTTRHSQGWVDEVITDLDALVARVALAKANKEIVSIAYQGNIVDVWEKFDRENIYIDLGSDQTSLHNPWAGGYYPVGLSLEESNELMANNPEAFKAEVHESLRRQTNAINKHTEKGTYFFDYGNAFLLEASRAGADIMAPNGIDFKYPSYVQDIMGPMCFDFGFGPFRWVCTSGKPEDLQATDAIAASVLEEMAKDAPAEIRQQMEDNIRWIKGAQQNKLVVGSQARILYADAEGRTNIARAFNEAIAAGKIGSVVLGRDHHDVSGTDSPYRETSNIYDGSRFTADMAIQNVIGDSFRGATWVSIHNGGGVGWGEVINGGFGMVLDGTPDASRRLESMLFWDVNNGIARRSWARNEGAVFAIKRAMENEPLLKVTLPNTVSDNLLNL; this comes from the coding sequence ATGACATTCGAACAGCAAATATTAGAAGGCATACCGGCCATATTACCGGAGCTAAAACCATACGATACAGCTATTAACCACGCGCCAAAGCGTAAAGACATTCTTTCGCCGGAAGAACGCAAGCTGGCATTGCGCAATGCACTGCGTTATTTTGAGGCAGAGCACCATGCTGTTCTGGTTAAGGAATTTGCAGAAGAGCTGGATACTTACGGGCGCATTTATATGTACCGCCTGCGTCCTGATTACAAAATGTATGCCCGACCGATTGATGAATACCCGGGCAAGTCAGTACAGGCAAAAGCCATTATGCTGATGATACAAAACAACCTCGACTATGCAGTGGCACAGCACCCGCATGAGCTTATTACCTATGGTGGTAACGGCGCGGTGTTCCAGAACTGGGCACAGTACCGCCTTACCATGAAATACCTTGCCGAAATGACCGATGAGCAAACATTGGCTATGTATAGCGGGCATCCTATGGGATTGTTTCCGTCGCATAAAGAAGCGCCAAGGGTGGTGGTTACAAACGGTATGGTAATACCTAATTACAGCAAGCCGAATGACTGGGAGAAATTCAACGCACTGGGCGTATCGCAATATGGGCAAATGACGGCAGGCAGCTATATGTACATTGGCCCGCAGGGTATTGTGCATGGTACTACCATTACAGTACTTAACGGCGGACGTAAAATTGCAAAAGACGGCGAAGGATTAGCAGGTAAACTGTTTGTAACTTCCGGGCTTGGGGGTATGAGCGGTGCTCAGCCTAAAGCCGGAAATATTGCAGGCTGCATTACTGTATGTGCAGAGGTTAACCCTAAAGCCGTAACGACACGCCACAGCCAGGGCTGGGTAGATGAAGTAATAACAGATCTTGATGCGCTGGTAGCACGCGTAGCATTGGCGAAAGCCAATAAAGAAATCGTTTCTATAGCCTACCAGGGCAACATAGTAGACGTATGGGAAAAATTTGACCGCGAAAATATATATATCGACCTGGGTAGCGACCAAACCTCGCTGCACAACCCGTGGGCAGGTGGCTATTATCCTGTTGGTTTATCATTAGAAGAATCGAACGAGCTGATGGCAAACAACCCGGAAGCCTTTAAGGCCGAAGTGCACGAATCGTTACGCAGGCAAACCAATGCCATTAACAAGCATACCGAAAAAGGGACTTACTTTTTTGACTACGGTAACGCATTTTTGTTAGAGGCATCGCGCGCCGGTGCTGATATTATGGCGCCAAACGGCATCGACTTTAAATACCCAAGCTATGTGCAGGATATTATGGGGCCTATGTGTTTTGACTTTGGTTTTGGGCCATTCCGCTGGGTTTGTACTTCGGGTAAGCCCGAAGATTTACAGGCTACAGATGCTATAGCTGCATCGGTGCTGGAAGAAATGGCTAAAGATGCACCGGCAGAAATTCGCCAGCAGATGGAAGATAACATTCGCTGGATAAAAGGTGCACAACAAAATAAACTGGTAGTAGGCTCTCAGGCACGCATATTATATGCCGATGCTGAAGGGCGTACCAACATAGCGCGTGCCTTTAATGAGGCTATTGCAGCCGGTAAAATAGGGTCTGTGGTTTTAGGCCGCGACCATCATGATGTAAGCGGTACCGATTCGCCTTACAGGGAAACCAGCAATATATACGACGGTTCGCGCTTTACAGCCGATATGGCCATACAAAACGTTATTGGCGACAGCTTCCGCGGGGCTACGTGGGTAAGCATCCACAACGGCGGCGGCGTAGGCTGGGGTGAGGTAATTAACGGTGGCTTCGGCATGGTTCTTGATGGTACACCAGATGCGTCAAGGCGCTTAGAATCAATGCTTTTTTGGGATGTTAACAACGGTATTGCAAGGCGCAGTTGGGCCAGGAACGAAGGTGCAGTTTTTGCCATAAAACGTGCTATGGAGAACGAGCCGCTGCTTAAGGTAACGTTGCCAAACACGGTAAGCGATAACCTGCTTAACCTGTAA
- a CDS encoding DUF4136 domain-containing protein yields the protein MKTIKLLSLFVLTTFAVSCASVNVNTDYDDNTDFTTFKTYGFLKDGVDKAEISDLDKKRIMKALDTELTAKGLTKSDKPDVFINFFTKASKDVNVNNFGGYGGWGYGGWGWGGYGWGGPWGWGGNYTSVSTQTEGTLYIDVIDAKKKELVWQGIGNGVLTQNRDKKTTRINEFVNKIIAQFPPKKDK from the coding sequence ATGAAAACGATAAAATTGCTCTCGCTCTTTGTGCTTACTACTTTTGCGGTAAGCTGTGCATCTGTTAACGTAAATACGGATTATGATGACAATACTGATTTTACAACCTTTAAAACGTACGGCTTTTTAAAAGACGGGGTTGACAAGGCTGAAATTAGCGACCTTGATAAAAAGCGGATCATGAAAGCGCTCGATACAGAACTTACAGCCAAAGGCCTGACTAAAAGTGATAAGCCCGATGTGTTTATTAACTTTTTTACCAAAGCCAGTAAAGATGTCAACGTAAATAACTTTGGCGGCTACGGCGGTTGGGGTTATGGCGGCTGGGGCTGGGGAGGTTACGGCTGGGGAGGTCCATGGGGCTGGGGAGGTAATTACACCTCTGTAAGTACCCAGACCGAAGGCACACTTTACATTGATGTTATTGATGCTAAAAAGAAAGAACTGGTTTGGCAGGGCATAGGCAATGGTGTGCTTACTCAAAACCGCGATAAAAAAACAACCCGTATTAACGAGTTTGTAAATAAGATTATTGCACAGTTTCCTCCAAAAAAAGATAAATAA
- the alaS gene encoding alanine--tRNA ligase, with protein MKSQDIRKQFLQFFEDRGHLIVPSAPIVTKDDPTLMFNNSGMAQFKEFFLGNGTPKSKRIADTQKCLRVSGKHNDLEDVGFDTYHHTMFEMLGNWSFGDYFKKEAINWAWELLTEVYKIPKDILYVSVFEGSPEEGVPFDQEAYDIWKGLIDEDRIILGNKKDNFWEMGDQGPCGPCSEIHVDIRSAEEKALVSGKSLVNNDHPHVVEIWNNVFMEFNRKADKSLEKLPAQHVDTGMGFERLCMVLQGVQSNYDTDVFTPLITKIEAVTGTKYVAKNATPEEEKVNIAIRVVADHVRAVAFAIADGQLPSNGGAGYVIRRILRRAIRYAFTFLNKKETFIYELVAVLADQMGDFFPEIRQQQSLVTNVIREEENSFLRTLDQGLQLLDNVISETKGTEVSGEKAFELYDTFGFPEDLTALILKEKGFSYDKEGFDAELLKQKTRSRAASEVAKDDWVILVDGNTESFVGYDQLENEVHITRYRKVDSKKDGLLYQIVLSATPFYPEGGGQVGDRGVLKSANETIEVLDTKKENNLILHITKELPENVKAAFTAMVNPLLRHESESNHTATHLLHQALRHILGTHVEQKGSLVSPGYLRFDFSHFAKVTEEEQQKVEDFVNARIFEHLPLVERRSIPFKQAVEEGAMALFGEKYGDNVRAIKFGDSMELCGGTHVKNTADIWSFKIVSEGAVAAGIRRIEAITGNAVKDFFASQEKTLAEIKATLKNPQDTLKAVVSLQDENAKLKKQLEQLLRDKAKNLKGELAGELQEINGVKFLAKQVDLDANGAKDLAYELGNLGTNLFLVLATVTEDKPMLTCYISKELATEKGLNAGQVVRELGKYIQGGGGGQPFFATAGGKNAAGVPEALSAAENFIK; from the coding sequence ATGAAATCCCAGGATATCAGGAAACAATTCCTGCAATTTTTTGAAGACAGGGGCCACTTAATTGTCCCGTCTGCACCCATAGTTACTAAAGACGACCCTACCCTTATGTTTAACAACAGCGGTATGGCACAGTTTAAGGAGTTTTTTCTTGGCAACGGCACGCCGAAAAGTAAGCGTATTGCCGACACCCAAAAATGCCTTCGCGTAAGCGGAAAGCACAACGACCTGGAAGATGTAGGCTTTGACACCTACCACCACACCATGTTTGAGATGCTGGGTAACTGGAGCTTTGGCGACTACTTTAAAAAAGAAGCCATTAACTGGGCATGGGAACTGCTTACCGAAGTATATAAAATACCGAAAGACATACTGTATGTATCTGTGTTTGAAGGCAGCCCCGAAGAAGGTGTACCTTTTGACCAGGAGGCATACGACATATGGAAAGGCCTGATAGATGAAGACCGCATTATTCTTGGCAACAAGAAAGACAACTTTTGGGAAATGGGCGACCAGGGACCGTGCGGGCCATGTTCTGAAATTCACGTAGACATTCGCTCTGCTGAGGAGAAAGCACTGGTATCTGGCAAGAGCCTGGTTAACAACGACCACCCACACGTGGTGGAGATATGGAACAACGTATTTATGGAGTTTAACCGTAAGGCAGATAAAAGCCTGGAGAAACTGCCTGCACAGCACGTAGATACCGGTATGGGCTTTGAGCGCCTGTGCATGGTGCTGCAAGGTGTACAGAGTAACTATGATACTGATGTATTTACCCCGCTTATTACTAAAATAGAAGCCGTAACCGGTACTAAATATGTAGCTAAAAACGCTACGCCCGAAGAAGAAAAAGTAAACATAGCAATACGCGTAGTGGCAGACCACGTGCGTGCAGTAGCCTTTGCTATTGCAGATGGGCAGCTACCATCTAACGGTGGTGCGGGCTATGTTATCCGCAGGATATTAAGAAGGGCTATTCGTTATGCGTTTACCTTCCTTAACAAAAAAGAGACATTCATCTACGAACTTGTTGCTGTACTGGCAGACCAGATGGGCGATTTCTTCCCGGAGATACGCCAACAGCAGTCGTTGGTAACAAATGTTATCCGTGAGGAAGAAAATTCATTCTTACGCACGCTTGACCAGGGGCTTCAGCTACTGGATAATGTTATTAGTGAAACTAAAGGTACTGAAGTTAGTGGCGAAAAAGCATTTGAACTATATGATACTTTCGGTTTCCCGGAAGACCTTACAGCGCTTATCCTTAAAGAAAAAGGCTTTAGCTACGACAAAGAAGGTTTTGATGCCGAGCTGTTAAAACAAAAAACACGCAGCCGTGCTGCATCTGAAGTTGCTAAAGACGACTGGGTTATACTTGTTGATGGTAATACCGAAAGTTTTGTAGGCTACGACCAGCTGGAAAACGAAGTACACATTACCCGTTACCGCAAGGTAGATTCTAAAAAAGACGGATTGCTGTATCAAATCGTTCTTAGTGCGACTCCTTTCTACCCGGAAGGCGGCGGTCAGGTAGGCGACCGTGGTGTACTTAAATCGGCTAACGAAACCATTGAAGTACTGGACACTAAAAAAGAGAACAACCTTATACTGCACATTACTAAAGAGCTGCCAGAAAATGTAAAGGCGGCCTTTACCGCTATGGTAAATCCGCTGCTAAGGCATGAGAGTGAGAGCAACCATACTGCTACACACTTACTGCACCAGGCACTGCGCCATATACTGGGTACGCACGTAGAGCAAAAAGGATCGTTAGTAAGTCCGGGCTACCTGAGGTTTGACTTTTCGCATTTTGCAAAAGTTACCGAAGAGGAGCAGCAAAAAGTAGAAGACTTTGTAAATGCCCGTATATTCGAGCACCTGCCGCTTGTAGAGCGCAGGAGCATTCCGTTTAAACAAGCGGTAGAAGAAGGTGCTATGGCGCTCTTTGGCGAAAAATATGGCGATAATGTACGCGCTATTAAATTTGGCGACAGCATGGAGCTTTGCGGTGGTACACACGTTAAGAACACTGCCGATATCTGGTCGTTTAAAATAGTAAGCGAAGGTGCCGTTGCAGCAGGTATACGCCGTATTGAAGCCATAACAGGCAACGCGGTAAAAGATTTCTTTGCATCGCAGGAAAAAACCCTGGCTGAAATTAAGGCTACACTAAAAAATCCGCAGGATACGCTTAAAGCTGTGGTATCATTACAGGATGAAAATGCTAAACTAAAAAAACAACTGGAGCAGCTACTACGCGATAAGGCCAAAAACCTTAAAGGCGAACTTGCAGGCGAGCTACAGGAAATAAACGGGGTGAAATTCCTGGCCAAACAGGTTGACCTTGATGCTAACGGCGCTAAAGATTTAGCCTATGAGCTTGGTAACCTGGGCACGAACCTGTTCCTTGTATTAGCTACTGTTACAGAAGACAAACCAATGCTTACCTGCTATATCTCTAAAGAGCTTGCTACTGAGAAAGGCCTTAACGCCGGGCAGGTAGTGCGCGAACTGGGTAAATACATTCAGGGCGGCGGCGGCGGACAGCCATTCTTTGCTACAGCAGGTGGTAAAAATGCTGCCGGTGTACCGGAGGCTTTAAGCGCTGCTGAGAATTTTATAAAGTAA
- a CDS encoding DUF4230 domain-containing protein, which yields MLKKILVAAAAIILIVLAFKYCEFKDDDSDKTTIEETALIQQQLKNVGKLVVTEGHYSEVLTYKNKQSYMMDMVSFDKKAMVVVNADATVSYDLRQIQYDINETTKTITIKNIPKEEIKISPDIKFYDVQQSTFNEFTGADYNKISTQVKASLRKKIEKSSLKTNAQNRLLSELSKILILTNTMGWTLQYNGQPVQNENMNTLL from the coding sequence ATGCTTAAAAAAATCCTTGTTGCCGCAGCGGCGATTATTCTTATAGTACTTGCATTTAAATACTGCGAATTTAAAGATGACGACAGCGACAAAACCACCATTGAAGAAACCGCGCTTATACAGCAGCAACTTAAAAATGTGGGTAAGCTGGTAGTTACCGAAGGTCATTACAGCGAAGTACTGACGTATAAAAACAAACAGAGCTATATGATGGATATGGTATCTTTTGACAAAAAGGCTATGGTAGTGGTTAATGCAGATGCCACAGTAAGTTATGACCTAAGGCAGATTCAGTATGACATTAATGAAACGACCAAAACCATAACGATAAAGAACATACCGAAGGAAGAGATAAAAATAAGCCCCGACATTAAATTTTATGATGTGCAGCAAAGTACCTTTAATGAATTTACGGGTGCCGATTATAACAAGATCAGCACACAGGTAAAGGCCAGCCTGCGCAAAAAAATAGAAAAGAGTTCGCTTAAGACCAATGCACAGAACCGCCTGCTAAGCGAACTGAGCAAAATACTGATACTTACAAACACTATGGGCTGGACGCTGCAATATAACGGACAGCCGGTGCAGAACGAAAACATGAACACCCTGCTATAA
- a CDS encoding aromatic amino acid hydroxylase, which yields MSAPFESNPLLERLPNHLRQFIKPQDYAEYTPINQAVWRYVMRKNVDYLSRVAHESYLEGLKKTGIETENIPSMYGMNRILQEIGWAAVAVDGFIPPNAFMEFQAYNVLVIASDIRQLENIEYTPAPDIIHEGAGHAPIIANPEYAEYLRRFGEIGCKAISSARDYEIYEAIRLLSILKEAEGTPQDEIDAIELRVDQLQNEPAEPSEMALIRNLHWWTVEYGLIGTPEDPKIYGAGLLSSIGESAWCMTDNVAKLPYDINAAYRGFDITKLQPQLFVTPDFAHLSLVLEEFANKMALRTGGLSGLEKLIKSKALGTVELSTGIQISGVFTNVIENEGKPVYIQTTGKTALSYREKELVGHDTSYHAEGFGSPVGRLKGINLAIEDMSPRDLMAYNIYEGLTVTLEFEGDITVTGDIITGTRNLQGKIILISFKNCTVTHNDTVLFQPEWGIYDMAVGKKVISAFSGPADVKSFDMVSHVPSSKTIKAKKSAEREELEKLYQAIRNIREGKEAAFSIDEVFAKLTESHSSDWLLSVEIAELLHKQNDTVLLQDVLKHLDEVKEKRPKVAHLITGGLELIFEKESVL from the coding sequence ATGAGCGCACCATTTGAAAGCAATCCGCTTCTGGAAAGGCTTCCCAATCATTTAAGGCAGTTTATAAAACCGCAGGATTATGCTGAGTACACACCTATAAACCAGGCGGTGTGGCGCTATGTTATGCGAAAAAATGTAGACTATCTTAGCCGTGTAGCACATGAGTCGTACCTTGAAGGGCTTAAAAAAACGGGTATAGAAACAGAGAATATTCCCAGTATGTATGGCATGAACCGCATATTGCAGGAAATAGGCTGGGCTGCCGTAGCGGTAGACGGGTTTATTCCGCCGAATGCATTTATGGAGTTTCAGGCCTATAACGTGCTTGTTATTGCATCAGACATTCGCCAGCTCGAAAACATAGAATACACGCCCGCGCCCGATATTATTCACGAGGGTGCCGGGCACGCTCCCATAATTGCAAATCCTGAATATGCCGAATACCTGCGCCGCTTTGGCGAAATAGGCTGTAAGGCCATATCATCGGCACGTGATTACGAAATTTATGAAGCCATACGCCTGCTTTCGATACTTAAGGAAGCCGAGGGTACACCGCAGGATGAAATTGATGCCATAGAACTTCGTGTAGACCAGTTACAAAATGAACCTGCCGAGCCCAGTGAGATGGCGCTTATACGCAACCTGCACTGGTGGACGGTAGAGTACGGCCTTATTGGTACGCCTGAAGATCCTAAGATATACGGTGCCGGACTGTTGTCGTCTATTGGTGAGAGCGCCTGGTGCATGACCGATAATGTAGCAAAATTGCCGTACGATATTAATGCAGCCTATCGGGGATTTGATATTACAAAACTACAGCCACAACTTTTTGTAACGCCGGATTTTGCACACCTTAGCCTGGTACTGGAGGAGTTTGCTAATAAAATGGCACTACGCACCGGAGGCCTCAGCGGACTTGAAAAACTGATAAAGAGTAAGGCACTTGGCACGGTAGAATTAAGTACCGGCATACAAATATCGGGTGTGTTTACTAATGTCATTGAAAACGAGGGCAAACCCGTTTATATACAAACTACGGGTAAAACAGCATTGTCTTACCGAGAAAAAGAACTGGTAGGTCATGATACTTCATACCACGCCGAAGGCTTTGGCAGCCCGGTGGGGAGGCTTAAGGGCATCAACCTGGCTATTGAAGACATGAGCCCGCGTGACCTGATGGCCTATAACATTTATGAGGGCCTTACCGTAACGTTGGAGTTTGAAGGCGATATTACCGTTACCGGAGATATTATTACAGGCACGCGAAACCTTCAGGGTAAAATTATCCTGATAAGCTTTAAGAACTGTACGGTTACCCATAATGATACTGTGCTGTTCCAGCCGGAGTGGGGTATTTATGATATGGCCGTGGGCAAAAAAGTAATATCTGCTTTTAGTGGCCCTGCCGATGTTAAGAGTTTTGATATGGTTAGCCATGTACCATCAAGCAAAACCATCAAGGCAAAGAAATCTGCTGAGAGGGAAGAGCTTGAAAAACTGTACCAGGCCATTCGTAACATTCGCGAAGGTAAAGAAGCAGCATTTAGCATAGATGAGGTGTTTGCCAAGCTTACAGAAAGTCATTCCTCTGACTGGTTATTATCTGTAGAGATTGCAGAGCTGCTGCACAAACAAAATGATACAGTATTGTTACAGGATGTGCTAAAACATCTTGATGAAGTAAAAGAAAAACGTCCTAAGGTAGCCCATCTTATTACCGGCGGACTGGAACTTATATTTGAAAAAGAAAGTGTACTTTAA
- a CDS encoding 8-amino-7-oxononanoate synthase translates to MADLPLAWDILARENVFLSRVYLSLLEQSAPANLQAHFIGLFKDDELCGIALAQYIDLSKVDTFVQKRAFSIKDYIFQKFSSKVLVIGNNMLTGQNAYIFSKNINGADALRQLEKALLKLKKKYRKKCIYINILSIKDFNESELPDFKAAGFEGYYQFCTQPNMVFDIRPHWLSMDDYLTDLSTKYRTQYNRARKKAEGIEKRKLTEAEIREHNACIQRLYLTVAGNASFNTFHLPEDHFLKFKQLLGNDFLFYGYFLDSTLIGFNTLIKNGADMDTYFLGYDAALQKEKMLYLNMLYDMAGYGIKKQFSHIIFGRSAMEIKSSIGARAENVYGLIKHTNPFINFFMAKLFTYFDPVVNWKERSPFKV, encoded by the coding sequence GTGGCAGACCTGCCCCTTGCCTGGGATATACTTGCCCGTGAAAATGTATTTCTTTCGCGCGTCTATCTTTCGCTACTGGAACAATCAGCACCTGCTAATTTACAAGCGCATTTTATAGGCCTGTTTAAAGACGATGAACTTTGTGGCATTGCACTGGCGCAGTATATCGACCTGAGCAAAGTAGATACCTTTGTCCAGAAAAGGGCTTTTAGCATAAAAGATTATATATTCCAGAAATTTTCATCTAAAGTTTTGGTTATTGGTAACAATATGCTGACCGGCCAAAATGCTTATATTTTTAGCAAAAACATAAACGGAGCCGATGCCTTAAGGCAGTTAGAAAAAGCGCTGCTAAAGCTGAAAAAGAAATACCGCAAAAAGTGTATTTACATCAATATACTTTCGATAAAAGATTTTAACGAAAGTGAATTGCCCGACTTTAAAGCTGCAGGGTTTGAAGGGTATTACCAGTTTTGCACACAACCCAATATGGTTTTTGACATCAGGCCTCACTGGCTAAGCATGGATGACTATCTTACCGATCTAAGTACCAAGTACCGCACCCAGTATAACCGTGCCCGTAAAAAGGCCGAAGGCATAGAAAAGCGCAAACTTACCGAAGCTGAGATAAGAGAACACAACGCATGCATACAGCGCCTGTACCTTACTGTAGCCGGCAACGCATCTTTCAATACCTTTCATTTACCCGAAGACCATTTCCTTAAATTTAAGCAGCTACTGGGTAACGACTTTTTATTTTACGGATATTTTTTAGACAGCACTCTTATTGGCTTTAATACCCTTATAAAGAACGGCGCCGACATGGATACCTATTTTCTGGGCTATGATGCCGCACTGCAAAAAGAAAAAATGCTGTACCTTAATATGTTGTATGATATGGCGGGCTATGGCATAAAAAAGCAATTTAGCCATATTATTTTTGGCCGCAGCGCCATGGAAATAAAAAGCTCTATAGGTGCACGTGCCGAAAATGTTTACGGGCTGATAAAGCATACCAACCCGTTTATCAACTTTTTTATGGCAAAGCTGTTTACCTATTTTGACCCGGTTGTAAACTGGAAGGAGCGCAGCCCTTTTAAAGTTTAG